The Chiloscyllium plagiosum isolate BGI_BamShark_2017 chromosome 19, ASM401019v2, whole genome shotgun sequence genome contains the following window.
CTGCAACACTTAAATTCTATAAAATTACAGGAATAATCTGAATAAAGTTGACTTTTTTGTATATTTGTGTAAAAAATGAAAACGACTGCCCAAATAAAGAACTAATAATAATTTACTACCTCTCATGGTGATGAAAATGAGTTTGCTACTTCCATCCTGGCAATTAGGGTCCATTTATTTTCTGCCAGACCTGTAGCTAAATTCAGGAAAGCACCTGTGATCATTTTCTATTCCATTTATTTGTTCTAATCTGGTTTCTTTTAGCAGTGGCATTTTTTGGAACGgtattatttaattatttaataattTGACTATTGGCACATTTGATCATTGAAGATGGATGTGAATGATATTAAAATAATCCCTGAATAATATTTAAACTCCTATTATGTATGTGTGATATTATTAATAGATACAACCTAATTCATTACTGTGAAGATTGAGAGTTTTGCTAATGTTCATGATTCACTGTTAGCTTCATCTCACAGTTTGTGATTTGATTAAATTATAATCTTGTGACTCTCTGGCAGGTATTTCTCTTCTTACATAGAGGAAGGCAAGTCACATTGAGGATAGACACACTACCGAATAAGctgtaatgaatgaatgaaatacaGTTGTCATTAGCattcaacaaaataaataaaatttagaaACTTAAGTATTTCTCCTAAGTAAACATCCATGCACCTTGGTACCAAATTAAAGTACAATAACTTTAACAGGCAATGTGAGCACAATGAATCTAAATAAATTATATTATAATTGGAATAGACAGTTAGTCATTGTTAGTTGGATATTGCAATGAGATTAAAATATTATATTGAACATTTGAATAAAAATTGTGTTGTTCTGTATTACAAAGCAAAATTGTTGTCCTATCTGGTGGATGAAATTTATTTACTGTGGAACAGAAATAGAGCCATTCAAATTATGACAACTTGTTAATTTGATGGTCAAACTATATGAAGTGAGCCATATGATGAATGGATTAGGGAGGTAATGTCCTAgttgtattatcactggactgttaatccagagacccagataatgttctggggacctgggtttgaatcccgccatggcaagtggtcaatttgaattgaatgaatacctggaattaagaatctaatggtgaccataaatccattgctgattgtcagaaaagcccattagttcaccaatgtcctttggggactgaaactgccaaccttacctgatctggcctacatgtgactcctgatccacagcaatgtagttgcctcttaactgccctctgagaaattaggaatgggcaataaatgctgccctgccAGCAatgcctcatcccatgaatgaataaaggggaATTATGCAGTTAATAAAGCAGTAATTTTGCATTTCCCAAGAGCTGCTGGATTTTGTTGTTTCTTCTCCATTTTGAATTGCAAGTTGTTAATCCCTGTATAGGGCTGAGGCAGCCCTGTTCCTGAAACTTATTCCTGTTCTTTTAATTTATACACTATTTGCAGGGATGGGGCTAGAGCAGTTTAGGTGTTTAGTGTCACCTCTGGCCccgtttctgtttttttttaagattttccATTGTGTTACAATCATTTTCTTGAACTAATCAGGCAAAGCATCAAGTTTACGAAGCTATAGAGGTGCAAATCATTTTACTAGCAAATTACTTGATTGTTCGATTTActtttgaaattttaaacaatgtttattttaaaatgtgggctgaataatgttttatttaattgaaCAGAACATATGTTACCATTTAAGATGATTATATGATTTCCTCATGTTACAAAGCACATTTCctttacatttattttgaataaattCGCAGAAAATGTAATTAATCTGTCTATTGTAGCCTCCCATCAGCTCCCTATTTTCTTACATCCAAAGTACAAATGTTCAGAATCTACCTTTTTTCAGTTAAGTTGCAACATGGTGTTTGCAGATATGGAAATGAATTtagcaaaatatattttaaaccgCGAATCCCATTTGGCCGATCTGGCAATTACATTTTCTGTGCCACTCGATactgaatctttttttaaaaaaacccgtATCTACCCACTTCCCAATTAGATTGCAGAACATTATTGGAATTTATGTAATCTTCGGTTCCTAAAAGGAATGGTCTGGTGCTTCCCCGGTAAGCTTTAACTGGGGACAACTTGTACAGACTGGTGCGTTTTGAGGCGCACACTTTCTCCGGACTGAGAAGATGTCCTGTTCGAGACCTCTCGTGCTGCTCCTGGGGTGCACTTTATGTGATTTAAAAGACAGAGTCCAGCACCATGTGCGGTATCTCTTTGCTACCAATACGTAAATAACTGAATTGACACACGGATAGAAATAATTAAGGATTGTGCAACCAAAAAAGAGCATTTCCCAGTTCTGTCCGCCATGGCATGCACCTAAATACAGGCAGAGCTCTAAGACGTAGCTGGGCAGCCAACACGCAGAGAAGGAGCCCGTGGCAAACAGGATCATGATAGACGCCCTCCTTGTGTTTCTGGAACTAACCAGGGACATCATGGGACTCTTCAGAAGGAAGATTGCAAGACGAATGTAGTTATAGGCGATCACCAGCATGGGTACCAAGTAAAACACAACGAACTGAGCCAGAATGGTCTTGTATTTGTGCTGGTATAAACCCGAGACGCAGAACGTGGTATTGTGAGTTCCTGTCCCTGTTGTGGCGTTGATCCGCAGCGGTATGGCGACAGCGAGGCTGAAGACCCAAACAAAGACCAACAGGACCATGCTGAGGGTCATTGCAGGGGGTCTGTGAGGTTTCATGATGAACCAGGCACGGGTGATGGAGACAGCGCAAAGGGAGTAAGCGCTGGCAGCCCCCGAGAACGCCACGAGGAACTGAAGTATCTTGCAGAAGAACCTTCCAAAGGGCCACCTATACTGCAGGGCAGCCACGATCAGGAAGGGGTCCAGCAAAAGAGCAATGAAATCTGCCACGGCCATGCTCACCAACAGGATGTCCAAGCGGTTCTTCCGGAATGAGACATACTTGGTAAAGATGTAGAACACCAATGTGTGGGCGAAAACCCCAACCAACACAATGCCAGAGCAAATACTGGCGAAGATGATGCCATATGTAAAAGTCATGATTAGAAATTCAAAGCATCCTGGGTCTTCTTTCGAAAGGCAGCAACAAGTGATCTTGGTCGACAGATATGGAGGCCGTTCTCTTCAGGGTGGGTAGCTTTTGGACATCTCAAACCAGATGTTCCGTTTGCCATAGGTTCGCTCTGAAGAATGCAGTGCATGTTAATCACTGCCGGGAGAAACAACATCCACGCACATTCATTGAAGCGGCACTGTTTCACCGCCGCATTAAAAAGTAATGAATTACAAGGTCTTCCTGCTTTTAGATGACGTTATACATAGCTCAATCGATTCGATATCGACAAGTTCGATCCTCGTACAAACAAATCAAACGTGGCGCATTCAGGTAACCCAGTTCAGAAAACAAACCTGCTGTGAATAATTAACTTTTTTCGATTTAGTTTTTGGAATACTTGGGCTTTTCTTCCCCCCTGATAACACCCAGCCCCAGCTCACAGCAATACCTTCTCGACACTATCAGAATACTTCTCTGCAATTCAGCACAATGATACAATGGCCGAGGGGTTAGGGGAGGCGGgcacagagaaaagattttggaCAAGAGatgatttggggggggggggggggatggaatTTGAGGAAGAACGTTTTTATGCAGTGTGTTGCAATGACCCGGAGCCGATTGACTATGAGAGTTGTAGAAGTGAGAAGAGTTAATGAATTCAAATGAAATTGGGTGGACACTAGAAGGAAGTAAACTTATTGGGTTGGGGATTGAACGGAATGGGACTGATTGGATTGTTCCAAAGTGCCGGCATGAACTTGATGGGGCAAAGAGCTTCCTTCTGTGCACTAATTGCTCTGTGACTCCACTTGATCAactaaaaaaaatcttgcaattAAATATTAGGAAGGCTAAAGGCATTGTCCTTGGTTTCTCTTTAAAAATCTATTCCTTAGTCACTGACTTCATGGCTGACAACTATCTGAAGTGAAACCAAAGCATCTGTTATATTTAATCTCAAGATAAGTTTCTGGCCACATACATGCACCATACTAATTTCACTTATTTCCACCAACATAACATTTCCTGACTGCGCTCCCTTCTCTGCTTATTGATTGCTTGAACTCTAATTCATTTCTCTCCAGACTTGACAATCTCAAGGGGCTTCCACTTTTTACCCTCCTTAAACTTGAGATCATCCAAAGTTTTGCTGTCAGTGACCAAGCTCACCAAATTCTATTCACTCACCAACCATATCCCCATTGACCAACACTAATGGCTGGTAAAACAACTCTTCAATTTTAACTTTCCTACCCCTGCTTTAAAAATCT
Protein-coding sequences here:
- the LOC122559433 gene encoding galanin receptor 2b; translated protein: MVEDPGCFEFLIMTFTYGIIFASICSGIVLVGVFAHTLVFYIFTKYVSFRKNRLDILLVSMAVADFIALLLDPFLIVAALQYRWPFGRFFCKILQFLVAFSGAASAYSLCAVSITRAWFIMKPHRPPAMTLSMVLLVFVWVFSLAVAIPLRINATTGTGTHNTTFCVSGLYQHKYKTILAQFVVFYLVPMLVIAYNYIRLAIFLLKSPMMSLVSSRNTRRASIMILFATGSFSACWLPSYVLELCLYLGACHGGQNWEMLFFGCTILNYFYPCVNSVIYVLVAKRYRTWCWTLSFKSHKVHPRSSTRGLEQDIFSVRRKCAPQNAPVCTSCPQLKLTGEAPDHSF